One region of Wyeomyia smithii strain HCP4-BCI-WySm-NY-G18 chromosome 3, ASM2978416v1, whole genome shotgun sequence genomic DNA includes:
- the LOC129733195 gene encoding sodium-coupled monocarboxylate transporter 1-like translates to MNLDVALTTETALNSLSTLRSTLSDAGHHVLRFTLFDYGIFVALLAISVIIGIYFGFCSKIKQDNVEEYILGGKSMPKFPVAASLIATSVSGISLLGVPTDIYAYGTQIWMFVFSALAVGFTMHYIYLPVFQDMQLTSSFSYLERRFDRVVRQTASFVYALSALFLIPVVIYVPALAFSQVSGINLHLVTPILCIVCIFYTTVGGLRAVVWTDTVQFLLMIAAILAIIVLGVVDIGSFTEIWRRAERGGRLVFFNMNPDPTQRSSFWCVVFGLTTNWIAVFGINQACIQRFLAVPTREAAKNSLKIYIFGLITINSLACFIGLLMYAKYESCDPVTTKQVQKLDQIVPFYVMDAGGKIPGLPGLFIVGVFSAALSTMSSSLNTLAGTIYEDFIRPFRPNASERSSSTAMKAIVVLLGLIVIALVFVVEKMGSVIQIVVSCSGVISGSVMGMFTLGMISSRANTKGVVSGVVVSISCMITLWISSLGKLQYDFLPFRRDGCDESVLSSLNSTWIHHSSTEREKLPYIYRISFMYYSLMGLLLFLVVAYSVSILTGGGTVADQRLLTPFARCKKDSNCHIKLKAKISQHPLLDDATKDKV, encoded by the exons ATGAATCTGGACGTCGCGCTTACTACAGAGACAGCGTTGAACAGTTTGAGCACATTGCGCAGCACATTGAGCGATGCGGGACACCATGTTCTACGTTTTACCCTCTTTGATTATGGGATATTTGTAGCTCTGCTGGCCATTTCGGTTATTATTGGCATCTATTTCGGATTTTGCTCGAAAATCAAACAGGACAATGTGGAGGAATACATACTTGGTGGGAAATCTATGCCCAAATTCCCGGTGGCAGCATCGCTAATTGCGAC CTCTGTCTCCGGGATCAGTCTACTTGGTGTGCCAACCGATATTTACGCCTATGGCACGCAGATTTGGATGTTCGTATTCTCTGCACTAGCT GTCGGTTTCACGATGCACTACATTTATCTTCCGGTTTTCCAGGACATGCAACTCACGTCGAGCTTTAGCTATCTCGAGAGACGATTCGATCGCGTCGTTCGGCAGACGGCTAGCTTTGTGTACGCGCTGTCCGCCTTGTTCCTAATTCCGGTGGTGATTTATGTTCCTGCTCTGGCCTTTAGTCAGGTTTCGGGCATCAACCTGCATCTCGTTACCCCAATTCTGTGCATAGTCTGTATTTTTTACACCACGGTTGGTGGTTTGAGAGCCGTTGTTTGGACCGACACGGTACAATTCCTGTTAATGATAGCCGCCATATTGGCGATTATCGTACTGGGTGTTGTCGACATTGGCAGTTTCACGGAAATTTGGCGACGAGCTGAGCGAGGAGGGCGGCTGGTGTTTTTCAA CATGAACCCGGATCCCACCCAGCGGTCGTCATTTTGGTGTGTTGTTTTCGGACTGACTACCAACTGGATTGCGGTGTTCGGAATAAACCAAGCATGTATCCAGCGCTTTCTCGCTGTACCGACCCGCGAAGCAGCGAAAAATTCGCTGAAAATATACATTTTCGGATTAATCACAATCAATTCGTTGGCTTGCTTTATCGGGCTGCTGATGTACGCGAAGTACGAGTCCTGTGATCCGGTAACGACCAAACAGGTTCAAAAACTTGACCAGATTGTGCCATTCTATGTGATGGATGCCGGTGGAAAAATTCCAGGACTTCCTGGGCTGTTTATAGTTGGTGTCTTCTCGGCGGCCTTATCTACGATGTCGTCCAGCCTCAATACCCTGGCGGGAACCATCTACGAAGATTTCATTCGTCCTTTCCGTCCAAATGCATCGGAGCGATCGTCCAGTACGGCAATGAAAGCGATTGTCGTCTTGCTTGGACTCATTGTAATAGCATTAGTTTTTGTGGTGGAAAAAATGGGATCAGTCATTCAAATTGTAGTTTCCTGCAGTGGGGTAATATCCGGCTCAGTAATGGGTATGTTTACACTGGGAATGATTTCATCTAGAGCCAACACGAAAGGAGTGGTGTCCGGTGTAGTGGTTTCCATCAGTTGCATGATCACCCTCTGGATTTCTTCCCTCGGGAAATTGCAGTATGATTTTCTACCATTCCGGAGAGATGGATGCGATGAAAGTGTTCtttcgtctttaaattcaacttgGATCCATCACTCATCAACAGAACGAGAAAAGCTACCGTACATTTATCGAATCAGCTTCATGTATTATTCACTGATGGGATTGCTACTCTTTCTGGTTGTAGCCTACAGCGTAAGTATATTGACCGGGGGCGGAACAGTCGCCGATCAAAGACTGCTGACACCGTTTGCCCGCTGTAAAAAAGACTCAAACTGTCACATAAAATTAAAAGCTAAGATAAGCCAGCATCCGCTGCTGGATGACGCGACAAAAGATAAAGTTTAA
- the LOC129727778 gene encoding sodium-coupled monocarboxylate transporter 1-like isoform X2, whose product MEEEAVILEEIVESGPSVMTTSSILRDSHSSTDTPLTTVLNFLSSEVTEALTSTTMLTSSSISVQHQTTTEFMASMAPIATTTATPTVAIMSLHFSYYDYTIFVLMLLLSTLIGVYFGFMSKIKQNNTKEYLLGGKTMSKFPVSASLIASHVSGITLLGVPSELYAHGTQYAMCIICAFIVFVLMDQIYLPVFYDLQLTSAFTYLQQRFDRTVRSAASFVYALSCLIYLPIVIYVPALAFSQVTGINLHLITPLISVVCIFYTTVGGLRAVVWTDTLQFVLMVGATLVIIVLGVINVGGISEVWAAADRGGRLIFFDMNPDPFVRTSFWAVSLGLTTIWVAQLGVSQGCVQRFLAVPDFKVARKSLTIFTFGLVFIKICSVITGLIMYAKYETCDPYTIKTINKLDQMLPYFIMDVGGKIPGMPGLFVSGIFSAALSTMSSVLNTLAGTIYEDFIRVRFPKSSEKTASNVMKCLVILLGVVVIGLVFVVEKLGQVMHMAISLSGITSGTLLGMFTSGMISTVINTKGVIAGSIASVLSIGTIMVGAQMNPKHPPLPFRVDGCEASILHNITLVTPVSSVVRDEVPKIFKLSFMYYAFLGVIIYFVVAYTVSILTGGGQVNDQRLLAPFLRNQKQYEKEQAIRKNNIQYEKIDLALKELQKATDIKQ is encoded by the exons ATGGAGGAGGAAGCCGTCATCTTGGAAGAGATCGTAGAGAGTGGGCCTAGTGTAATGACCACCTCCAGTATCTTGAGAGACTCACACAGCTCTACAGATACACCATTAACAACTGTATTGAATTTTCTGAGTAGTGAGGTTACCGAAGCTCTCACATCAACTACGATGTTAACAAGTAGTTCGATTTCGGTACAGCATCAAACTACTACGGAGTTTATGGCTTCTATGGCGCCAATCGCGACAACGACTGCAACTCCCACGGTCGCCATTATGAGTCTCCACTTCTCCTACTACGATTACACTATCTTCGTCCTGATGTTGCTGCTGTCTACGCTGATAGGGGTTTACTTTGGTTTTATGTCGAAAATCAAGCAGAACAACACCAAGGAATATTTGCTAGGTGGAAAGACCATGAGTAAATTTCCCGTTTCAGCATCTCTCATTGCATC ACATGTATCGGGAATTACGCTGCTCGGTGTACCTTCAGAACTTTATGCACACGGTACTCAATATGCAATGTGTATTATTTGTGCGTTCATA GTCTTCGTTTTAATGGACCAAATCTATCTTCCGGTGTTCTACGATCTTCAGTTGACTTCGGCGTTCACCTATCTTCAGCAGCGGTTTGATCGAACCGTCCGATCGGCTGCCAGTTTCGTCTACGCACTGTCCTGTTTGATTTACCTGCCTATCGTGATTTACGTGCCGGCATTGGCATTCAGTCAAGTCACAGGGATTAATCTGCATCTCATCACACCGCTCATTTCGGTGGTATGCATTTTCTATACCACTGTCGGAGGTTTGCGGGCTGTAGTCTGGACCGATACGCTTCAGTTCGTATTGATGGTAGGAGCCACGTTGGTGATCATTGTCCTAGGAGTCATTAACGTCGGTGGGATTTCCGAAGTATGGGCTGCCGCCGATCGAGGCGGCAGGCTAATATTCTTTGA CATGAATCCAGACCCTTTTGTAAGGACATCCTTTTGGGCGGTCTCTTTAGGTTTGACTACAATCTGGGTTGCCCAGCTTGGCGTGAGCCAGGGTTGTGTGCAGCGGTTTTTGGCTGTTCCGGACTTTAAGGTTGCCAGAAAATCTCTCACAATTTTCACCTTCGGTTTGGTTTTTATCAAAATCTGCTCTGTTATCACTGGGCTGATCATGTACGCAAAATACGAAACGTGTGATCCCTACACgatcaaaacaataaacaagTTAGATCAGATGCTTCCTTATTTTATAATGGACGTTGGCGGAAAAATTCCTGGAATGCCAGGGCTTTTTGTTTCAGGAATATTTTCGGCTGCGCTGTCAACGATGTCATCCGTACTTAACACTCTGGCCGGGACAATCTACGAGGACTTCATTCGAGTTCGCTTCCCGAAGTCAAGTGAAAAAACTGCGAGTAACGTGATGAAGTGCTTGGTTATCTTGCTGGGAGTCGTCGTTATTGGACTTGTTTTCGTAGTTGAGAAACTAGGCCAGGTGATGCATATGGCTATCTCACTATCAGGAATTACCTCCGGAACCCTACTGGGAATGTTTACATCCGGGATGATATCCACGGTCATTAATACCAAGGGAGTGATTGCTGGTTCCATTGCTTCGGTCTTATCTATCGGTACGATTATGGTGGGAGCACAGATGAACCCAAAGCACCCGCCGCTGCCGTTCCGGGTCGACGGTTGTGAGGCTAGTATACTTCATAACATCACACTGGTAACACCGGTATCCTCGGTTGTTCGTGATGAAGTACCAAAGATTTTTAAGCTAAGCTTTATGTACTATGCTTTCCTGGgagtaataatttattttgttgttgCATACACGGTCAGTATACTGACCGGTGGGGGACAGGTAAACGATCAACGGCTACTCGCACCTTTTCTAAGGAACCAGAAGCAGTACGAAAAGGAACAAGctataagaaaaaataacatACAGTATGAGAAGATTGATTTGGCCCTCAAAGAGCTCCAAAAAGCGACGGACATTAAGCAGTGA
- the LOC129729677 gene encoding uncharacterized protein LOC129729677 isoform X1, with the protein MSCQGDCSELGPPPDMILSMPPPPLSSFLLPRNALAPRPPNSSLSCIAAFMCEPSFKPNEQSGMDFIELSGNGMDDTWVFVLVSSCVGVLLLGALLAMILIKCREYELFALEQKGQITYTSCAYSAYNYSYHDSNLKHPPLASLNEPHLGTTKSGFMPGTILYPTNQQIVTDNRTLWATLTPHGTTQHFISDSYCNPEDHYEVIDYGRKHEQYIPSTQNTIVKNKNSFENSGFVDYDYEDPTPLMESYNNFDDMDSGYQEPQEVIGSLNRNRSIVSSPTRIENPNLAPLNLYPTHRSNSTLSKKNTTLSRRISDIKN; encoded by the exons ATGAGCTGCCAAGGCGATTGCTCCGAATTGGGGCCACCGCCCGATATGATACTATCAATGCCTCCGCCACCATTGTCATCGTTTTTGCTGCCTCGGAATGCATTGGCTCCTCGGCCACCCAACAGCTCATTGTCCTGCATCGCAGCGTTTATGTGCGAGCCGTCCTTCAAACCTAACGAGCAATCCGGGATGGATTTCATCGAGCTGTCAGGGAATG GTATGGATGATACATGGGTATTTGTACTGGTTTCATCCTGTGTTGGTGTGCTGCTGTTAGGTGCTCTCCTGGCAATGATACTAATTAAATGCAGAGAGTATGAGCTATTTGCTTTAGAGCAAAAAGGACAAATTACTTACACTTCCTGTGCTTACAGCGCTTACAATTACTCGTATCACGATAGTAATTTGAAGCACCCACCACTAGCCTCACTAAACGAGCCCCATCTCGGTACCACCAAGTCTGGATTTATGCCAGGCACTATCCTGTATCCGACCAATCAGCAAATTGTAACCGACAATCGTACCCTTTGGGCAACGCTAACCCCCCACGGAACGACACAACATTTTATATCGGACTCATACTGTAACCCCGAAGACCACTACGAAGTAATCGACTATGGTCGCAAACATGAACAATACATTCCGTCTACACAAAACACTATCGTCAAAAACAAGAATTCCTTCGAGAACTCCGGCTTCGTAGATTACGACTACGAAGATCCGACACCACTAATGGAATCGTACAATAATTTTGATGATATGGACTCTGGCTACCAAGAGCCACAGGAAGTAATTGGGTCACTCAATCGGAACCGCTCAATTGTATCGTCGCCAACCAGGATTGAGAATCCTAATCTGGCTCCACTTAATCTCTATCCGACGCATCGCAGCAATAGCACGCTAAGCAAGAAAAATACCACGCTCAGTAGACGCATCAGTGATATCAAGAATTAA
- the LOC129727778 gene encoding sodium-coupled monocarboxylate transporter 1-like isoform X1, whose translation MVTSIVLISPLCRGIPKAYYNSKLTKRKFILYTMEEEAVILEEIVESGPSVMTTSSILRDSHSSTDTPLTTVLNFLSSEVTEALTSTTMLTSSSISVQHQTTTEFMASMAPIATTTATPTVAIMSLHFSYYDYTIFVLMLLLSTLIGVYFGFMSKIKQNNTKEYLLGGKTMSKFPVSASLIASHVSGITLLGVPSELYAHGTQYAMCIICAFIVFVLMDQIYLPVFYDLQLTSAFTYLQQRFDRTVRSAASFVYALSCLIYLPIVIYVPALAFSQVTGINLHLITPLISVVCIFYTTVGGLRAVVWTDTLQFVLMVGATLVIIVLGVINVGGISEVWAAADRGGRLIFFDMNPDPFVRTSFWAVSLGLTTIWVAQLGVSQGCVQRFLAVPDFKVARKSLTIFTFGLVFIKICSVITGLIMYAKYETCDPYTIKTINKLDQMLPYFIMDVGGKIPGMPGLFVSGIFSAALSTMSSVLNTLAGTIYEDFIRVRFPKSSEKTASNVMKCLVILLGVVVIGLVFVVEKLGQVMHMAISLSGITSGTLLGMFTSGMISTVINTKGVIAGSIASVLSIGTIMVGAQMNPKHPPLPFRVDGCEASILHNITLVTPVSSVVRDEVPKIFKLSFMYYAFLGVIIYFVVAYTVSILTGGGQVNDQRLLAPFLRNQKQYEKEQAIRKNNIQYEKIDLALKELQKATDIKQ comes from the exons ATGGTGACGTCGATCGTTCTGATTTCACCACTTTGTAGAGGGATTCCAAAGGCTTATTA taACAGTAAACTTACAAAG CGAAAGTTTATCCTATACACAATGGAGGAGGAAGCCGTCATCTTGGAAGAGATCGTAGAGAGTGGGCCTAGTGTAATGACCACCTCCAGTATCTTGAGAGACTCACACAGCTCTACAGATACACCATTAACAACTGTATTGAATTTTCTGAGTAGTGAGGTTACCGAAGCTCTCACATCAACTACGATGTTAACAAGTAGTTCGATTTCGGTACAGCATCAAACTACTACGGAGTTTATGGCTTCTATGGCGCCAATCGCGACAACGACTGCAACTCCCACGGTCGCCATTATGAGTCTCCACTTCTCCTACTACGATTACACTATCTTCGTCCTGATGTTGCTGCTGTCTACGCTGATAGGGGTTTACTTTGGTTTTATGTCGAAAATCAAGCAGAACAACACCAAGGAATATTTGCTAGGTGGAAAGACCATGAGTAAATTTCCCGTTTCAGCATCTCTCATTGCATC ACATGTATCGGGAATTACGCTGCTCGGTGTACCTTCAGAACTTTATGCACACGGTACTCAATATGCAATGTGTATTATTTGTGCGTTCATA GTCTTCGTTTTAATGGACCAAATCTATCTTCCGGTGTTCTACGATCTTCAGTTGACTTCGGCGTTCACCTATCTTCAGCAGCGGTTTGATCGAACCGTCCGATCGGCTGCCAGTTTCGTCTACGCACTGTCCTGTTTGATTTACCTGCCTATCGTGATTTACGTGCCGGCATTGGCATTCAGTCAAGTCACAGGGATTAATCTGCATCTCATCACACCGCTCATTTCGGTGGTATGCATTTTCTATACCACTGTCGGAGGTTTGCGGGCTGTAGTCTGGACCGATACGCTTCAGTTCGTATTGATGGTAGGAGCCACGTTGGTGATCATTGTCCTAGGAGTCATTAACGTCGGTGGGATTTCCGAAGTATGGGCTGCCGCCGATCGAGGCGGCAGGCTAATATTCTTTGA CATGAATCCAGACCCTTTTGTAAGGACATCCTTTTGGGCGGTCTCTTTAGGTTTGACTACAATCTGGGTTGCCCAGCTTGGCGTGAGCCAGGGTTGTGTGCAGCGGTTTTTGGCTGTTCCGGACTTTAAGGTTGCCAGAAAATCTCTCACAATTTTCACCTTCGGTTTGGTTTTTATCAAAATCTGCTCTGTTATCACTGGGCTGATCATGTACGCAAAATACGAAACGTGTGATCCCTACACgatcaaaacaataaacaagTTAGATCAGATGCTTCCTTATTTTATAATGGACGTTGGCGGAAAAATTCCTGGAATGCCAGGGCTTTTTGTTTCAGGAATATTTTCGGCTGCGCTGTCAACGATGTCATCCGTACTTAACACTCTGGCCGGGACAATCTACGAGGACTTCATTCGAGTTCGCTTCCCGAAGTCAAGTGAAAAAACTGCGAGTAACGTGATGAAGTGCTTGGTTATCTTGCTGGGAGTCGTCGTTATTGGACTTGTTTTCGTAGTTGAGAAACTAGGCCAGGTGATGCATATGGCTATCTCACTATCAGGAATTACCTCCGGAACCCTACTGGGAATGTTTACATCCGGGATGATATCCACGGTCATTAATACCAAGGGAGTGATTGCTGGTTCCATTGCTTCGGTCTTATCTATCGGTACGATTATGGTGGGAGCACAGATGAACCCAAAGCACCCGCCGCTGCCGTTCCGGGTCGACGGTTGTGAGGCTAGTATACTTCATAACATCACACTGGTAACACCGGTATCCTCGGTTGTTCGTGATGAAGTACCAAAGATTTTTAAGCTAAGCTTTATGTACTATGCTTTCCTGGgagtaataatttattttgttgttgCATACACGGTCAGTATACTGACCGGTGGGGGACAGGTAAACGATCAACGGCTACTCGCACCTTTTCTAAGGAACCAGAAGCAGTACGAAAAGGAACAAGctataagaaaaaataacatACAGTATGAGAAGATTGATTTGGCCCTCAAAGAGCTCCAAAAAGCGACGGACATTAAGCAGTGA
- the LOC129729677 gene encoding uncharacterized protein LOC129729677 isoform X2 has translation MSCQGDCSELGPPPDMILSMPPPPLSSFLLPRNALAPRPPNSSLSCIAAFMCEPSFKPNEQSGMDFIELSGNGMDDTWVFVLVSSCVGVLLLGALLAMILIKCRDAYNYSYHDSNLKHPPLASLNEPHLGTTKSGFMPGTILYPTNQQIVTDNRTLWATLTPHGTTQHFISDSYCNPEDHYEVIDYGRKHEQYIPSTQNTIVKNKNSFENSGFVDYDYEDPTPLMESYNNFDDMDSGYQEPQEVIGSLNRNRSIVSSPTRIENPNLAPLNLYPTHRSNSTLSKKNTTLSRRISDIKN, from the exons ATGAGCTGCCAAGGCGATTGCTCCGAATTGGGGCCACCGCCCGATATGATACTATCAATGCCTCCGCCACCATTGTCATCGTTTTTGCTGCCTCGGAATGCATTGGCTCCTCGGCCACCCAACAGCTCATTGTCCTGCATCGCAGCGTTTATGTGCGAGCCGTCCTTCAAACCTAACGAGCAATCCGGGATGGATTTCATCGAGCTGTCAGGGAATG GTATGGATGATACATGGGTATTTGTACTGGTTTCATCCTGTGTTGGTGTGCTGCTGTTAGGTGCTCTCCTGGCAATGATACTAATTAAATGCAGAGA CGCTTACAATTACTCGTATCACGATAGTAATTTGAAGCACCCACCACTAGCCTCACTAAACGAGCCCCATCTCGGTACCACCAAGTCTGGATTTATGCCAGGCACTATCCTGTATCCGACCAATCAGCAAATTGTAACCGACAATCGTACCCTTTGGGCAACGCTAACCCCCCACGGAACGACACAACATTTTATATCGGACTCATACTGTAACCCCGAAGACCACTACGAAGTAATCGACTATGGTCGCAAACATGAACAATACATTCCGTCTACACAAAACACTATCGTCAAAAACAAGAATTCCTTCGAGAACTCCGGCTTCGTAGATTACGACTACGAAGATCCGACACCACTAATGGAATCGTACAATAATTTTGATGATATGGACTCTGGCTACCAAGAGCCACAGGAAGTAATTGGGTCACTCAATCGGAACCGCTCAATTGTATCGTCGCCAACCAGGATTGAGAATCCTAATCTGGCTCCACTTAATCTCTATCCGACGCATCGCAGCAATAGCACGCTAAGCAAGAAAAATACCACGCTCAGTAGACGCATCAGTGATATCAAGAATTAA